GGCCTCCGACGAATTTGAGCCCGGTGAGGGGGGCCAGCACCTTGCCCATCGTGTACCGGTCGATGGCCAGGGTGAGCGCTCGGCGCACGCGCACATCGTCGAACGGCTTCTTGGTGTTGTTGATCGCGATGCCCCACTGGCCGGTCATCGGCGTTTCCTGGACGGAGACCTTGTCGCCGAGCTGCTTCCGGATGGCGTCCACCTCGGCGTCGGGCAGGTTCCGGAACTCGATGTAGGCGCGGCCGGAGCGGACCGCGGCCGCCCGCACCGAGGTCTCCGGGCTGATGTAGAACTTGTAGCCGTCGAGGTACGGCCGGTCCTTGACGAAGTAGCTGGGATTGCGCTCGCCCTCGAAGGTCGAGCCGCGGGTGTAGCTCTTGAACTTGAAGGGCCCCGATCCGATCACGTGGGTCTTGAAGTAGTTGGGGTCCTGGTCGAGATACTTCTTCGGGAAGATGACGTTCCACGGCGAGGCCAGATTCGCGAGCAGCGAGGCCGATGGGAACTTGAGCTTGAAGACCACCGTGGTGGCGTCGGGGGCCTCGACGGCCGCGACCGCGGTGTAGGCGTTCTTTCGCACGCTACGGACCCCCTGCGGCGGGAAGATGATCTTGTCGTAGCTGGCCTTGACGTCGGCCGAGGTGAGTGGCGACCCGTCGTGGAACTTGACGCCCGGGTGGATCTTGAACGCGTAGGTGAGGCCGTCCGGTGAGATCTTCCACTCGGTGGCCAGGTCGCCGATGATCTTCGGGTAGCTGTACGGGTCGAGCTCGAGCAGCGTGCTGTAGAGCGGGGCGACCAGCTCGATGTTGGCGAACGTGCTCTCCTGGTGCGGATCGAGGCTCGGAGGGTCGGCGCCGATGACCGCGAGCAGGACGCCCCCGCGGCGGGGGGTGTCGGCAGCCGGCGCCGGGGTCGGGACCAGCGCGAGCAGGGCGCCGGTCAGCAACGTGAGCGTGGCGAGGAGGAGCACGAGGAGCGGACGGTGGCGAATCGGGGCCATCATGGGACGACCTCCGTGCGGTTCGGGTTGGGAAG
The sequence above is a segment of the Candidatus Methylomirabilota bacterium genome. Coding sequences within it:
- a CDS encoding ABC transporter substrate-binding protein, whose product is MMAPIRHRPLLVLLLATLTLLTGALLALVPTPAPAADTPRRGGVLLAVIGADPPSLDPHQESTFANIELVAPLYSTLLELDPYSYPKIIGDLATEWKISPDGLTYAFKIHPGVKFHDGSPLTSADVKASYDKIIFPPQGVRSVRKNAYTAVAAVEAPDATTVVFKLKFPSASLLANLASPWNVIFPKKYLDQDPNYFKTHVIGSGPFKFKSYTRGSTFEGERNPSYFVKDRPYLDGYKFYISPETSVRAAAVRSGRAYIEFRNLPDAEVDAIRKQLGDKVSVQETPMTGQWGIAINNTKKPFDDVRVRRALTLAIDRYTMGKVLAPLTGLKFVGGLMRPGSEWGMPPAELEKLPGFGRDIEKNRAEARKLLAEAGYPNGFKVVLKNRNVKLPYQDFAVFLIGEWKKVGIEVENRPLETAAWFSDGQDTGNFELIVAPTVEFSDDPDQFLGRYATGSTQNWGRFSDPQVDDLFSRQARSLDPAERKKLITRMEQRVLENAYSMPGLWWSRNLVHWTKVKNYIAPPNHYTNQKLQDVWLSED